In Crinalium epipsammum PCC 9333, the following are encoded in one genomic region:
- the uvsE gene encoding UV DNA damage repair endonuclease UvsE, which produces MSNLPQLGLVCITSSNQVRYRTVTRKRLLQLSSEEQQQVLRQLYQDNLQRINKALDFCVANNIKLYRVTSSLFPFADTPEGESVLNEFDCELKATGDRSQSLGIRIVIHPDQFVVLSSDTPSVIENSIKILQMQAMIFDKLGLPRSPWAMMEVHGGKGDRAERLINVIRDLPEGIRSRLALENDEYAYSASEILEVCRAANIPMVFDAHHHVIHEKLDTYEDPSVPEILAAARSTWHLPEWQIVHISNGREAFGDPHHSDLISVMPTSYRNAPWIEVEAKLKEQAIEKLRTEWLSPLLVVS; this is translated from the coding sequence ATGAGCAATCTGCCTCAACTAGGATTAGTATGTATCACCTCGTCGAATCAAGTGCGTTACCGGACTGTGACGCGCAAACGTTTGTTGCAATTAAGTTCTGAGGAACAACAGCAAGTTTTACGCCAGTTGTATCAGGATAATTTGCAGCGTATAAATAAGGCGCTGGATTTTTGTGTTGCTAATAATATTAAGCTTTATAGAGTAACTTCTTCTTTATTTCCTTTTGCAGATACTCCAGAGGGGGAGAGTGTATTAAATGAATTTGATTGTGAATTAAAAGCAACAGGCGATCGCTCTCAATCTTTAGGCATCCGTATAGTAATACATCCAGATCAATTTGTAGTTCTGAGTTCCGATACTCCTTCTGTTATTGAAAACAGTATTAAGATACTGCAAATGCAGGCGATGATTTTTGATAAACTCGGTTTACCGCGATCGCCTTGGGCAATGATGGAAGTACATGGAGGAAAAGGCGATCGCGCGGAACGTTTAATTAATGTTATTCGTGATTTACCAGAAGGAATTCGCTCTCGACTAGCATTAGAAAATGATGAATACGCTTACAGCGCTTCAGAAATTTTAGAAGTATGTCGTGCTGCTAATATACCAATGGTGTTTGATGCTCATCATCACGTTATCCACGAAAAATTAGATACTTACGAAGATCCTAGCGTTCCCGAAATTTTAGCAGCAGCGCGTAGCACTTGGCATTTACCTGAATGGCAAATTGTTCACATTTCTAACGGGCGCGAAGCATTTGGCGATCCGCATCACAGTGATTTGATTAGTGTCATGCCTACTTCATATCGTAATGCACCTTGGATTGAAGTAGAAGCTAAGTTAAAAGAACAGGCAATTGAAAAGCTACGAACAGAATGGCTATCACCGTTATTAGTTGTTAGTTAA
- a CDS encoding DUF3611 family protein, with protein sequence METKSESHSLSPTIEGIATTFRITGWIDFWLQLALVVVCSFTLLFAISGRNFSTETTSGIGVGIFWAVCGLLSLCFSAFLAFRYTRIAKGLHNPKTDLRPKKADTVQLLRLGVIVGLVGILLFLLGAGATLGVLVAKSVSQPPGVAITDPNRIVRALDVFVAVANVNGIAAHFVGTVSAIFLLERIHR encoded by the coding sequence ATGGAAACTAAATCAGAATCTCACTCGCTTTCCCCAACTATAGAAGGAATTGCCACAACTTTTCGTATTACAGGCTGGATTGACTTTTGGCTACAGTTAGCACTCGTTGTAGTTTGCAGTTTTACTTTATTATTTGCCATCTCTGGTCGTAACTTTAGCACCGAAACTACTTCAGGAATAGGAGTTGGGATTTTTTGGGCAGTCTGTGGGCTTTTATCACTGTGTTTTAGTGCTTTTTTAGCTTTTCGTTATACTCGCATAGCCAAAGGTTTACACAATCCTAAAACTGATTTGCGTCCTAAGAAAGCAGATACAGTTCAACTTTTGCGGCTAGGAGTGATTGTGGGTTTAGTAGGAATATTATTATTTTTACTAGGCGCGGGAGCAACTTTGGGAGTGTTAGTAGCAAAATCTGTCTCCCAACCTCCAGGGGTGGCAATTACTGATCCTAACAGGATTGTTCGAGCTTTGGATGTATTTGTGGCAGTAGCAAATGTTAATGGTATCGCTGCTCACTTTGTCGGTACTGTTTCGGCAATTTTCTTGTTAGAAAGAATACATCGTTAG
- a CDS encoding acyl-CoA thioesterase → MEKFITQIKVRHYELDTLGHLNNAVYQNYLEQAAIEHMEYLEFNLDRYQQLGGVFVLRRIKIDYLRPAFAGDTLEITTWIQDMRGSRSTRHYEIRKQADQQLLVTAEALWVWVDIKAMRPKAMPKELLNVEALLQNIGN, encoded by the coding sequence ATGGAAAAATTTATTACACAGATTAAAGTACGTCACTACGAGTTAGACACTTTAGGACACCTCAACAACGCTGTTTACCAAAATTATTTGGAACAAGCTGCGATCGAACACATGGAATATTTGGAGTTTAATTTAGATCGCTATCAACAGTTAGGCGGAGTGTTTGTACTGCGACGTATCAAGATAGATTATCTGCGCCCTGCATTTGCTGGCGATACCCTAGAAATTACCACTTGGATACAAGATATGCGCGGATCGCGTTCCACCCGACACTATGAGATCCGCAAACAAGCAGATCAACAACTATTGGTGACAGCAGAAGCTTTATGGGTATGGGTAGACATCAAAGCAATGCGCCCGAAAGCTATGCCTAAAGAATTGCTGAATGTTGAGGCACTACTACAAAATATCGGCAATTAG
- a CDS encoding threo-3-hydroxy-L-aspartate ammonia-lyase, producing MNADQTPSEISTAVDASKLPVCYADVEAAALRLENKAHRTPVITSSNINECTKSRVFFKSENFQRTGSFKFRGAYNALAQLSTAEKQRGVLTFSSGNHAQAIALAGKLLDIPTTIVMPDDAPIVKQNATRGYGAEVILYNRLETNREELAEKLAGDRNLTIIPPYDHPHIIAGQGTAAKELIEEVGNLDLLLVCCGGGGLLSGSAIAAKALSPNCRVVGVEPQQADDATRSFYSKTLQTIHNPNTIADGARTPYLGKITFPLVLHYVDDMVTVSEEAILRTMFYVWERLKIVVEPTGALAAAALLEGVISVPDDAKIGVIISGGNVDFAQMGKLFSLTSQ from the coding sequence ATGAATGCTGATCAGACACCATCTGAAATATCTACTGCTGTTGATGCTTCAAAATTACCCGTTTGTTATGCCGATGTCGAAGCAGCAGCATTACGTCTAGAAAATAAAGCACACCGAACACCAGTTATTACTTCTAGTAATATTAATGAATGCACGAAAAGTAGGGTATTTTTTAAAAGTGAAAATTTTCAGCGCACAGGTTCATTTAAATTTCGGGGTGCTTATAATGCTTTAGCGCAGCTATCAACAGCAGAAAAGCAACGAGGTGTGCTGACTTTTTCATCAGGGAATCACGCACAGGCGATCGCACTTGCAGGTAAACTTCTAGATATTCCTACTACAATTGTCATGCCCGATGATGCCCCAATAGTAAAACAAAATGCAACTCGCGGTTATGGGGCAGAGGTAATATTATATAATCGGTTGGAAACTAATCGGGAAGAATTGGCTGAAAAATTGGCAGGCGATCGCAATTTAACCATAATTCCACCTTACGATCATCCGCATATTATAGCTGGACAAGGTACAGCAGCCAAAGAATTAATTGAAGAAGTCGGTAATTTAGATTTACTGCTAGTTTGCTGTGGTGGCGGTGGGTTATTATCTGGTAGTGCGATCGCAGCTAAGGCGTTATCACCAAATTGTCGCGTTGTTGGAGTAGAACCACAACAAGCCGATGATGCAACGCGCTCGTTTTATTCTAAAACATTACAAACTATTCATAATCCAAATACTATTGCCGATGGTGCTAGAACACCATACTTAGGAAAAATTACGTTTCCATTAGTACTACATTATGTTGATGACATGGTAACTGTATCTGAAGAAGCGATTCTTCGTACAATGTTTTACGTATGGGAACGTTTAAAAATTGTCGTGGAACCCACAGGCGCTTTAGCTGCTGCTGCTTTATTAGAAGGTGTGATTAGTGTGCCTGATGATGCCAAAATTGGGGTAATTATTAGTGGTGGTAATGTAGATTTTGCACAAATGGGTAAACTATTTTCCTTAACTTCTCAATAA
- a CDS encoding dynamin family protein has protein sequence METEARKPNIQDLQTKVVELLRQVSYLMQRASAVLTSDSGSDRFAKFEQEINNATANVEDFELRMAIVAPMKAGKSTIINAIIGQDLLPSRNSAMTTIPTEIIFDAKRKEPLLNLSPKVREVFESGFFSLQRKIQELGMDVVQAKLGHYPHLVKLAERIAIKTSGAIDGEVLGRQRIIGNLSALNDIVRLCSILDPMVDPLELLTDVPKIYTPFWRSQTISQLEDKTAENAKLLGKLVIIDTPGPNEAGENLRLVNVVADQLEKCSLVLIVLDFTQLRTEAAEKVKRDVQRVIEFRGKDNLYVLINKVDQRRKGDMTPEQVQQFVAAELGLATDGNTNRVFEIAARRAFCAANFIQELEQNLKDLRKSQTALPLAQEVFGIDWEEELEEATLEKLEKKAQKLWQKSGFEPFLENAISALIAEAAPRCILSALNVARSRIIELQEDVQLRSHAINQDEEQLKLEVEALEADLQTLESCRNRLQAVYQIKDKLDGELNSILESIKKVAKVSIETYFNEEEYQRTGVMKKTGMEASNFLDWIHKYVKSPVEVKGVIEFKTLREAEEFADIAISYPKGRADSLLESVREQISQQIEQARTELTVVLERETQAIIERARDRLNETFNVNLSLPTPRLESTEINFDKPRVKRHTRILNRGFEEHTVTKRTWWYWLGLIPRKETIQIKTPEHREAYYSVSLQEIVTEVNQLIEQSIKKIKQEINQYLDEDFHQRVDLFFNDLDTYLTNYRDSLKQVQLNQKLSLELKEKLVQELSNLVPETFELVKNIDGYLEKTARLKANQ, from the coding sequence ATGGAAACTGAAGCGCGGAAGCCCAATATTCAAGACTTGCAAACCAAAGTTGTTGAGTTGCTGCGCCAAGTCAGTTACCTGATGCAACGCGCCAGTGCGGTTTTGACTTCTGATAGTGGTAGCGATCGCTTTGCTAAATTTGAGCAGGAAATTAATAATGCAACTGCCAATGTAGAAGACTTTGAATTAAGAATGGCGATCGTTGCACCGATGAAGGCTGGTAAGTCTACTATCATCAACGCCATTATCGGGCAGGATTTGTTGCCAAGTCGCAATTCTGCCATGACTACCATCCCCACTGAGATTATTTTTGACGCAAAAAGAAAAGAACCTCTACTGAATCTTAGTCCCAAAGTTCGAGAAGTTTTTGAATCAGGATTTTTTAGCTTACAGCGTAAAATTCAAGAGTTGGGGATGGATGTAGTCCAAGCAAAACTTGGTCATTATCCCCATTTAGTCAAACTCGCAGAAAGAATTGCCATTAAAACCAGTGGTGCAATTGACGGCGAAGTTTTAGGTCGTCAACGGATTATTGGTAACTTAAGCGCATTAAACGATATTGTGCGCTTGTGCAGCATTCTCGATCCAATGGTTGACCCGCTAGAGTTGCTGACAGATGTACCAAAGATTTATACTCCGTTTTGGCGATCGCAAACTATTTCTCAACTAGAAGATAAAACAGCAGAAAATGCTAAACTACTCGGCAAACTGGTAATAATTGATACCCCTGGACCTAACGAAGCTGGTGAAAATCTCAGATTAGTTAATGTAGTTGCAGACCAACTTGAGAAATGTTCCTTAGTATTAATTGTCTTAGACTTTACTCAGTTAAGAACAGAAGCCGCAGAAAAAGTTAAAAGAGATGTTCAAAGAGTAATTGAATTTCGCGGCAAAGATAATCTTTACGTCTTAATTAACAAAGTTGATCAACGACGTAAAGGCGACATGACACCGGAACAAGTACAACAATTTGTTGCTGCTGAATTAGGACTAGCTACTGATGGTAATACTAATCGTGTATTTGAAATCGCAGCGAGACGGGCTTTTTGTGCAGCTAACTTTATCCAAGAACTTGAACAGAACTTAAAGGATTTACGCAAATCACAAACAGCACTACCTCTAGCGCAAGAAGTTTTTGGGATTGATTGGGAAGAAGAACTTGAAGAAGCAACTTTAGAAAAATTAGAAAAAAAAGCTCAAAAACTTTGGCAAAAATCCGGCTTTGAACCATTTTTAGAAAATGCCATTAGCGCCCTGATTGCAGAAGCAGCACCACGTTGTATTTTATCTGCACTTAATGTTGCTCGTAGTCGGATTATAGAATTACAAGAAGATGTGCAACTTCGCAGTCATGCTATTAATCAAGATGAAGAACAACTTAAGTTAGAAGTTGAAGCTTTAGAAGCAGATTTACAGACATTGGAATCATGCCGAAATCGTTTGCAAGCAGTATATCAAATTAAAGACAAACTTGATGGAGAGCTAAATAGCATTCTTGAATCTATCAAGAAAGTAGCTAAAGTTTCGATTGAAACTTATTTTAATGAAGAAGAATATCAACGTACTGGAGTAATGAAAAAAACTGGCATGGAAGCTAGTAATTTTCTTGATTGGATTCACAAATATGTCAAGTCTCCAGTAGAAGTAAAAGGTGTAATTGAATTTAAAACATTAAGAGAAGCTGAAGAGTTTGCTGATATAGCCATATCTTATCCCAAAGGTAGAGCCGATAGTTTATTAGAAAGTGTAAGAGAGCAAATTAGTCAGCAGATAGAACAAGCTAGGACTGAGCTTACTGTTGTATTAGAGCGAGAAACACAGGCAATTATTGAACGGGCGCGCGATCGCTTAAATGAAACATTTAATGTTAATTTATCATTGCCTACACCCAGATTGGAATCTACGGAAATTAATTTTGATAAACCCCGTGTCAAGCGTCATACACGAATATTAAATCGGGGTTTTGAAGAACACACAGTAACCAAGAGAACTTGGTGGTACTGGTTGGGATTAATTCCCCGTAAAGAAACAATTCAAATTAAAACACCAGAACACCGTGAAGCCTATTATAGTGTTTCTTTACAAGAAATTGTTACAGAAGTCAATCAATTGATTGAGCAAAGCATTAAAAAAATTAAGCAAGAAATCAATCAGTATCTTGATGAAGATTTTCATCAGCGAGTAGATCTTTTCTTTAATGATCTTGATACCTACTTAACTAACTATCGTGATAGTTTGAAGCAAGTACAGTTAAATCAAAAGTTATCTCTTGAACTCAAGGAGAAGCTAGTACAAGAATTGAGCAATCTGGTTCCAGAGACTTTTGAACTTGTTAAAAACATAGATGGATACCTGGAAAAAACGGCTAGATTAAAAGCAAATCAGTAA
- the ilvC gene encoding ketol-acid reductoisomerase, producing the protein MARMYYDADANLDLLAGKTVAIIGYGSQGHAHALNLKDSGINVIVGLYPGSKSAEKAKQAGLEVHNVADASKAADFIMILLPDEVQKTVYKEEIEPNLTEGKVLAFAHGFNIHFGQVVPPENVDVVMVAPKGPGHLVRRTYEQGEGVPALFAVYQDASGQARDRAMAYAKGIGGTRAGVLETTFREETETDLFGEQAVLCGGLSALIKAGFETLVNAGYQPELAYFECLHEVKLIVDLVVEGGLAKMRDSISNTAEYGDYTRGPRLVNDQTRAEMRKILQEIQSGQFAREFVLENQSGKAGFTAMRRQEAEHPIEEVGKDLRAMFSWLKKTN; encoded by the coding sequence ATGGCCCGGATGTATTACGACGCGGACGCGAATTTAGACTTGTTAGCCGGAAAAACGGTAGCGATTATCGGTTACGGTTCTCAAGGTCACGCTCACGCGCTCAATCTCAAAGATAGTGGCATAAATGTCATTGTCGGGCTGTATCCGGGCAGTAAGTCTGCTGAGAAAGCAAAGCAAGCTGGTCTGGAAGTCCACAATGTCGCTGATGCCTCTAAAGCAGCCGATTTCATTATGATCTTGCTGCCAGATGAAGTGCAAAAAACAGTTTATAAAGAAGAAATTGAGCCAAATTTGACGGAAGGAAAAGTTTTAGCTTTTGCTCACGGCTTCAATATTCACTTTGGTCAAGTTGTCCCACCAGAAAACGTCGATGTGGTGATGGTTGCGCCCAAGGGACCTGGACATTTAGTGCGACGCACTTATGAACAAGGCGAGGGTGTACCCGCGTTGTTTGCAGTTTATCAAGATGCTTCTGGTCAAGCACGCGATCGCGCAATGGCTTACGCTAAAGGTATTGGTGGCACTCGCGCTGGTGTTTTAGAAACTACTTTCCGCGAAGAAACAGAAACCGACTTATTCGGTGAGCAAGCAGTATTATGCGGTGGCTTGAGTGCGCTGATTAAAGCGGGTTTTGAAACTTTGGTCAATGCTGGCTATCAACCAGAATTAGCTTATTTTGAATGTCTGCACGAAGTTAAATTAATTGTTGACTTAGTTGTAGAAGGTGGTTTGGCTAAGATGCGTGATAGCATCTCCAATACTGCCGAGTATGGTGATTATACTCGCGGCCCTCGGCTTGTGAATGACCAAACTCGCGCCGAAATGCGGAAAATTCTCCAAGAAATTCAAAGCGGTCAATTTGCGCGGGAATTTGTGTTAGAAAACCAATCTGGTAAAGCTGGGTTTACTGCTATGCGCCGTCAGGAAGCCGAACACCCAATTGAGGAAGTAGGCAAGGATTTACGGGCAATGTTTAGCTGGTTGAAGAAAACAAATTAA
- a CDS encoding EndoU domain-containing protein has translation MHYRLWLKLAIYLNIGLGFVLLKIISTEAVVAQIPGSVPLKIAQISLQPFFDQINNPDFRRFPSGNSADITPLPPQLNAFDQAVLKTCGTIGSKVKASDVKQLMLNNSFVLQRIQQAVGGELRTNRRTQAEFLDDFTAIWSNSRGFQHIFCGEIKNQKYIGGLHFFGRYLQLQNQGIAGRLPNNQAKEEVIPGVVYTLGVVIKQGNRTVSDRIKGYALVSDAAEILIDATKAFKSQGNKQGACLYPVRDQNSGKSYQAVFVKDRNAIVTFYPDATPKGKVCAVK, from the coding sequence ATGCACTATCGTCTTTGGCTTAAATTAGCTATCTATCTCAATATAGGATTAGGATTCGTATTACTCAAAATTATATCAACAGAGGCAGTCGTGGCTCAAATTCCTGGCTCAGTTCCATTAAAAATTGCCCAAATATCGCTACAACCATTTTTTGATCAAATCAATAATCCTGATTTTCGTCGCTTTCCATCTGGAAACTCAGCAGATATCACACCGCTACCACCTCAGCTAAATGCTTTTGACCAAGCTGTGCTAAAAACTTGTGGAACAATTGGCAGCAAAGTCAAAGCCAGTGATGTTAAACAATTGATGTTAAATAACTCATTTGTATTGCAAAGAATTCAGCAAGCTGTTGGAGGTGAATTACGCACCAATCGCCGTACACAGGCAGAATTTTTAGATGATTTCACAGCTATTTGGTCTAACTCGCGAGGTTTTCAACATATTTTCTGCGGTGAGATTAAGAACCAAAAATATATTGGTGGACTACATTTTTTTGGTAGATATCTACAACTACAAAATCAAGGTATTGCGGGAAGATTACCTAATAACCAGGCAAAAGAAGAGGTAATTCCAGGGGTAGTTTATACTTTGGGAGTAGTAATTAAACAAGGAAATAGAACGGTGAGCGATCGCATCAAGGGTTATGCTCTTGTCAGCGATGCCGCAGAAATACTTATAGATGCAACTAAAGCATTCAAATCTCAGGGAAATAAACAAGGCGCGTGCCTTTATCCGGTGCGAGATCAAAATTCAGGCAAATCTTATCAAGCAGTTTTTGTCAAAGATAGAAACGCAATTGTAACTTTTTACCCTGATGCAACTCCTAAAGGTAAAGTTTGTGCAGTTAAGTAA
- a CDS encoding amidase codes for MNKTDLAFTSALEQAQLIRNKEVSILELTELYLDRIARLDPQLGSYFTVMSEQALASAKAKTEILAHSTNVSELPPFFGVPTSVKDLNPVAGVRCTYGTPALMDNIATYDDGVVARMKHAGFIILGKTATSELGSFPYTEPLGFPPARNPWNLDYTPGGSSGGAAAAVAAGLCPVAHGSDGGGSIRTPSACCGLVGIKPARGRVSHAPVGDRISGIATNGAIARTVADAAAMLDVMSGYVTGDPYWLPNPENSFLSATQQTLSKLRVAFSTSILPFGDADPVCQQGVLDTVKLLESMGHSIESACPDFTGLLTSFPKVWQAGVAAAGIPPEVLSPLNRWLVFNAGSAGEYLQAVTQMQVTSRQIVAFFDNFDVLVLPVFMHPPIKIGQWADLSPEETFQQMTAWIGACPPFNATGQPAIALPTGFDSTTNLPVGVQLVGRPAAEATLISLAAQIEAAKPWSQNRPPLFNTDKA; via the coding sequence ATGAATAAAACTGATTTAGCTTTTACTTCAGCACTAGAACAAGCACAACTGATTCGTAACAAAGAAGTATCAATATTAGAGTTAACTGAACTTTATTTGGATCGCATCGCCAGATTAGATCCGCAACTGGGTAGCTATTTTACTGTGATGTCAGAACAAGCTTTAGCATCAGCCAAAGCTAAAACAGAAATATTAGCTCACTCTACCAATGTTTCAGAATTACCACCTTTTTTTGGTGTACCAACTTCAGTTAAAGACCTTAACCCTGTTGCTGGTGTTCGCTGTACCTACGGTACTCCGGCATTGATGGATAATATCGCCACTTATGATGATGGCGTGGTGGCGCGTATGAAGCACGCTGGCTTTATTATTCTTGGTAAAACGGCTACATCTGAACTAGGATCTTTTCCTTATACAGAACCGCTTGGTTTTCCACCTGCTCGCAATCCTTGGAATTTAGATTATACGCCAGGGGGGTCTAGTGGTGGTGCTGCGGCAGCAGTAGCGGCTGGGTTGTGTCCGGTGGCGCATGGTTCAGATGGGGGTGGTTCTATTCGTACACCATCTGCTTGCTGTGGTTTGGTAGGAATTAAACCTGCGCGTGGTAGGGTGTCTCATGCACCAGTAGGCGATCGCATTAGTGGAATTGCTACTAATGGTGCGATCGCACGTACTGTTGCTGATGCTGCGGCAATGCTTGATGTCATGTCTGGCTACGTTACAGGCGATCCTTATTGGCTACCCAATCCTGAAAATTCATTTTTATCAGCAACTCAACAAACTCTATCTAAGCTGCGAGTTGCTTTTTCCACCAGCATTCTACCTTTTGGTGATGCTGATCCAGTGTGTCAGCAAGGCGTATTAGACACTGTAAAATTATTAGAAAGTATGGGTCACAGTATCGAATCAGCTTGCCCTGATTTTACTGGTTTACTAACATCTTTTCCTAAAGTTTGGCAGGCGGGTGTTGCGGCGGCGGGAATTCCCCCCGAAGTACTAAGTCCTTTAAATCGTTGGTTGGTGTTTAATGCTGGTTCTGCTGGTGAGTATTTACAGGCGGTTACTCAAATGCAGGTAACGTCACGGCAGATTGTAGCGTTTTTTGATAACTTTGATGTGTTGGTGCTACCTGTATTTATGCACCCGCCGATTAAAATTGGTCAATGGGCTGATCTTAGTCCCGAAGAAACTTTTCAACAAATGACTGCTTGGATCGGGGCGTGTCCACCATTTAATGCTACTGGACAACCCGCGATCGCACTTCCTACTGGTTTTGACTCCACTACCAATTTACCTGTGGGTGTACAGTTAGTTGGTCGTCCAGCAGCAGAAGCTACTTTAATTTCTTTAGCTGCCCAAATTGAAGCTGCAAAACCTTGGAGTCAAAATCGCCCACCTTTGTTTAATACTGATAAAGCTTAG
- a CDS encoding NAD(P)/FAD-dependent oxidoreductase: protein MNDSPIHVNGNDHALVIGGSIAGLLAARVLVDYFDRVTIVERDRIPAQPIPRPGVPQSYQLHVLLSKGAQILEKLFPGFAQDLANAEAQKVDWAADFRWLTPGGWSPRFVSEIITYACTRNLLEFQLRERLLDDGRVKFCQGSQVTGLLANSDNTVVTGVQLRDENDREIEVLAQLIVDASGRNSKSPKWLQQIGYQPPQKTVVNAFLGYATRWYQNLSSNVDYKVLYVMPKAPNYPRGGLIYPAEGDRWLVGLVGVGRDYPPTDEAGFKEFARSLRTSEVYEAIKSAQPLSPIYSYQRTENCWHHYERMSRRPENFIALGDAVCAFNPVYGQGMTAAALSALTLDECLQQHQTGSSKDLTGLAQRFQAKLAKVNSVPWLMATNDDFRWSTTEGGKPNFMTRLLHSYLDKVSLTFSSSPELYKVFLEVVHMLKTPNAFFQPRFLWEVFKLGR, encoded by the coding sequence ATGAATGATAGCCCTATTCATGTAAATGGAAATGATCATGCCTTAGTAATTGGAGGTAGCATTGCCGGACTTTTAGCAGCCAGGGTTTTGGTTGACTACTTTGATAGAGTAACAATTGTTGAGCGCGATCGCATACCCGCACAACCTATACCCCGCCCAGGTGTACCCCAATCTTACCAACTTCATGTGCTGCTAAGTAAGGGCGCTCAAATTTTAGAAAAACTATTTCCAGGATTTGCTCAAGATCTTGCTAATGCGGAAGCTCAAAAGGTTGATTGGGCAGCAGACTTTCGTTGGTTGACTCCAGGAGGTTGGTCGCCTCGTTTTGTTTCTGAGATTATTACCTACGCCTGTACTCGAAATTTGCTGGAATTTCAACTGCGGGAGAGGTTGTTAGATGATGGCAGGGTAAAGTTTTGCCAGGGTAGCCAAGTTACAGGTTTACTTGCTAACTCAGATAATACAGTTGTAACTGGGGTGCAGTTGCGGGACGAAAATGATCGAGAAATCGAAGTTTTGGCTCAGTTAATTGTTGATGCAAGCGGTCGCAATTCTAAATCTCCTAAGTGGTTGCAACAGATTGGTTATCAGCCACCACAGAAAACAGTGGTTAATGCTTTTTTGGGGTATGCGACTCGCTGGTACCAAAACCTTAGCAGTAATGTAGATTACAAAGTTTTGTACGTGATGCCCAAAGCTCCAAATTATCCGCGTGGTGGCTTGATTTATCCCGCCGAAGGAGATCGCTGGCTAGTTGGTCTGGTCGGTGTCGGTCGAGACTACCCACCGACGGATGAAGCAGGGTTTAAAGAATTTGCCCGCAGTTTGCGGACATCCGAAGTTTATGAGGCAATTAAATCCGCCCAACCCCTAAGCCCAATTTACAGCTACCAACGTACAGAAAATTGTTGGCATCATTATGAGCGAATGTCGCGCCGACCAGAAAATTTTATTGCTTTGGGAGATGCAGTTTGTGCGTTTAACCCTGTCTATGGTCAAGGCATGACGGCGGCAGCCCTAAGCGCATTAACTTTAGATGAATGTCTTCAGCAACACCAAACTGGAAGTAGTAAGGATCTGACAGGTTTGGCGCAACGCTTTCAAGCTAAGTTGGCAAAAGTTAATAGTGTTCCTTGGTTAATGGCTACTAACGACGATTTCCGTTGGTCTACAACGGAAGGTGGAAAACCCAACTTTATGACCCGCCTATTGCATAGCTATTTGGATAAAGTGTCGCTCACCTTCAGCAGTAGTCCTGAACTTTACAAGGTATTTCTAGAAGTGGTTCATATGCTCAAAACCCCTAATGCTTTTTTCCAGCCGCGTTTCCTGTGGGAAGTTTTCAAATTAGGTCGCTGA
- the map gene encoding type I methionyl aminopeptidase: MNILNNLLFQPTQAPKEKKQRRGIEIKSQREIEIMRQAAKIVATVLKEVSQMVEPGMTTADIDAHAEKRIREMGATPSFKGYSGFPASICSSINNEVVHGIPSPKKVIRAGDVLKVDTGAYYQGFHGDSCITIAVGEVKPEAAKLIQIAEESLYKGIEQVKAGNYLMDIAGAIQDCVEANGFSIVEEFTGHGVGRNLHEEPSVFNFRTREMPNVKLRAGMTLAIEPILNAGSKRTRILSDRWTAVTVDNSLSAQFEHTVLVTEDGYEILTDRSKV, from the coding sequence ATGAACATTTTGAACAATCTGCTTTTCCAACCAACTCAAGCGCCTAAAGAGAAAAAACAACGTCGAGGTATTGAGATTAAGTCGCAGCGTGAAATTGAAATCATGCGACAGGCGGCTAAAATTGTGGCAACTGTGCTGAAAGAAGTTTCTCAGATGGTAGAACCTGGGATGACAACAGCCGACATAGATGCCCACGCCGAAAAACGCATCCGTGAAATGGGCGCAACACCTAGCTTTAAGGGCTATAGTGGCTTTCCAGCTTCAATTTGCTCCAGTATTAATAATGAAGTGGTACACGGCATTCCTAGTCCTAAAAAGGTAATTAGGGCTGGGGATGTATTGAAAGTAGATACTGGTGCTTATTATCAGGGATTTCATGGCGACTCTTGCATTACTATTGCTGTGGGTGAAGTCAAGCCTGAAGCAGCTAAGTTAATTCAAATAGCTGAAGAATCTCTATATAAAGGAATTGAGCAAGTAAAAGCTGGCAATTATTTAATGGATATTGCTGGGGCAATTCAAGATTGTGTAGAAGCTAACGGCTTTAGCATTGTAGAAGAATTTACAGGTCACGGTGTTGGTCGCAATTTACACGAAGAACCTTCTGTATTTAATTTCCGCACCCGTGAGATGCCTAATGTTAAATTACGTGCTGGTATGACTTTGGCGATTGAACCAATTTTAAATGCTGGTTCTAAACGTACTCGCATTTTATCAGATCGTTGGACTGCGGTAACGGTTGATAATTCTCTGTCGGCTCAGTTTGAACATACTGTGTTGGTGACAGAGGATGGTTATGAGATTTTGACTGACCGTTCAAAGGTTTAG